In Saccopteryx bilineata isolate mSacBil1 chromosome X, mSacBil1_pri_phased_curated, whole genome shotgun sequence, the genomic window tacaaagaaaagttaATAATTTTAGGACTAAGTAATAACCACTATTAACATACGTACAGCATTCCAGATTTCTTTTTACACATACACTTAAAGACAATTTACATATATAAgctatttaaaaagttttgaaataaaacatatttattgtatttttgtattgAAATATACAAGCTTGTATAATTCtattacacatacatatataaatatagctgaaaataaaaatattctgtgatTCCCTATAACTACTGTTTATTTCATGTATAGCTTTAAAGCTACTTAATGTCACATAAATTTTTTAACATAATGTGTATTATTTAATTGCATGGCAATATCATACCATAGTTGACCAATTTTGTTTAAATAGATACtgattaccttttaaaatatatctttttaaatgctgcagtgcatatatattttatacattatatatatttgcatccTTATCTATTTTTATAGGCAAGGTCTCTGAATGAGACATTTCTAAAGAAaggtagaaatatttaaaatgtttagatatattttcaaattgtctTATGATTACAATAACTTACACTTCAACTGGCATGACGGTGCATATTTTCAGCTCTCTGTAAGGTttaccatttttcatttttgccaaTATGATAAGGCAGAAGTAGAATCTTATTGtattaatctgtattttttttattaccagtGACCTTAATTGTCGTTTTATATGTCCATTGGCCATTTGCACTGATTTTGTAAAATACCAGCTTCTGCCCGTCTCTCATTCCCATATTGGGGATgttaatcttttcctttttgctttgtcagaattttttttttttttgtcttttacatGGGGTTTGGTTCAGGCTTTCATTCTTTCACTGCCTTATGGACttcaatatatataattataaatatacataatattcatatatatatttaggtagatagatagatagatagatacagataaaGATCCCCCATTGGTCTTTCAATGCTTTCTACAGAAGCtggctccctttcctttctctctccttccttctcttttttctatcttctcGTTTCCCTTTGTTTATTTCCCTCCACGTTTCGCTCCTTCTCCCTCCGTTTTTTCATTACAGAGGCTTTTAATTTTGACCTAGTCGCAGCTATCATTCTGGGCCTGGCGCCGCGTcagcagaggtggggggaggggagatgcgcacggcactgggggaggggaaggggcggggaggagcaggcagagcGGCTGCGGGAGTTGCTGGGAGTGCGCGCGGTGGGATCACACGGCGGTggcggtggtggcggcggcggcggcggtggtggcggcggcggtggcggatTCTCTGAGACCTGAGTGCTGAGATCTCGGCCTCGGCCTATACGGAGCAATCTCTCCACCGGAGGATCAGAAAACCGCAGTCTTCATTACAGAGGTACTGTGCTCTGCGCTCCCCACCCGACCCGGCCCAACCTGCTGCGGCGGCGGcgccttctttttccttcttccctcgctctctctctcgcCCGTCCGCCCGCGCCTTCTCTGTCTGCCTGCGTCACCGCGGCCGCCATGGCTGAGAACGGCGAGAGCAGCGGCCCCCCACACCCCTCTCGCGGCCCGGCTGCGGCCCAAGGCTCTGCTTCTGCCCAGGCCGAGCCCAAAATCATTAAAGTCACTGTGAAGACTCCCAAAGAGAAAGAGGAGTTCGCGGTGCCCGAGAATAGCTCAGTGCAGCAATTTAAGGAAGCGATTTCGAAACGCTTCAAATCCCAAACGGATCAGCTAGTGCTGATTTTTGCCggaaaaatcttaaaagatcAAGATACCTTGATCCAGCACGGCATCCATGATGGACTGACTGTTCACCTTGTCATCAAAAGCCAGAACCGACCTCAGGGCCAGTCCACTCAGCCCAGTAGTGCCGCGGGAACTAATACTACTACCGCGTCGACTCCCAGGAGTAGTAACTCCACACCTACTTCCACAAATAGCAACCCGTTTGGGTTGGGGAGCCTGGGAGGACTTCCAGTCCTTAGCGGCCTGGGTTTGAGCTCGACCAATATCACTGAGCTCCAGAACCAGATGCAGCAGCAGCTCCTGTCCAGCCCTGAGATGATGATCCAGATCATGGAAAATCCCTTTGTTCAGAGCATGCTTTCGAATCCCGATCTGATGAGGCAGCTCATTATGGCTAATCCACAGATGCAACAATTGATTCAGAGAAACCCAGAAATCAGTCACCTGCTTAACAACCCAGATATAATGAGGCAGACCCTCGAAATAGCCAGGAATCCAGCAATGATGCAAGAGATGATGAGAAATCAAGACCTGGCTCTCAGCAATCTGGAAAGCATCCCAGGTGGCTATAATGCGCTACGGCGCATGTACACAGACATTCAAGAACCCATGCTGAATGCTGCACAAGAGCAGTTTGGGGGTAACCCATTTGCCACCGTGGGGAGCAGTTCCTCCTCTGGGGAAGGTACGCAGCCATCCCGCACTGAAAACCGAGATCCGCTACCCAATCCATGGGCACCACCACCGGCTACTCAGAGTTCTGCAACCACCGGCACAACCACGAGCAGTGGCAGTGGGTCTAGCAGTAGCTCCAGTAATGCTACCGGGAACACGATGGCTGCAGCCAATTATGTTGCCAGCGTCTTCAGTACCCCAGGAATGCAGAGCTTGCTGCAACAGATAACTGAAAATCCCCAGCTGATTCAGAATATGCTGTCTGCTCCTTACATGCGAAGCATGATGCAGTCACTGACCCAGAATCCAGATTTGGCTACACAGATGATGCTGAATAACCCGGTGTTTGCTGGAAATCCTCAGCTGCAGGAGCAGATTCGTCCACAGCTTCCAGCGTTCCTGCAGCAGATCCAGAATCCAGATACGCTGTCAGCTATGTCAAACCCAAGAGCAATGCAGGCTTTACTGCAGATCCAGCAGGGGCTACAGACATTAGCCACTGAAGCGCCCGGCCTCATTCCAAGCTTCACTccaggtgtgggggtgggggtgctgggaaCCGCTATAGGCCCTGTAGGCCCTGTCACACCCATAGGTCCCATAGGGCCCATAGTGCCGTTTACCCCCATAGGGCCTATTGGGCCCATTGGACCCACTGGCCCTGCAGGTCCCCCTGGCTCCACCGGTTCTGGCAGCACCACTGGGCCCACCATGTCTAGCTCTGCACCCAGTGAAACCACAAGCCCCACATCAGAATCTGGACCCAACCAGCAATTTATTCAGCAAATGGTGCAGGCTCTGGCTGGAGGAAATCCTCCGCAGCTGCCAAATCCAGAAGTCAGATTTCAGCAACAACTGGAACAGCTCAACGCAATGGGGTTCTTAAACCGTGAAGCAAACTTGCAGGCTCTAATAGCAACAGGAGGCGACATCAATGCAGCCATTGAAAGGCTGCTGGGCTCCCAGCCATCATAATTACATTTCTGTACCTTGAAAAATGTATCTTATTTTTGATAATGGCTCTTAAatctttaaacacacacaaatcATGCATTACTTTCATTTTGATTCTTTTACATCTCTTTAGTTATACATTTTAAGGTCGAGTCCATACCTACTCcttccctcgctccctccctccttccctctctcttttctttcatttccttcccctccctcttttcttccatttccttCCTTGTCTTTTTGAATGGTGGGAATCAATACTGTTTTACTCAAAAGTGTTGCATGCAAACACTTCTCTTTATTCTGCATTTATTGTGGTTTTTGGAAACAGGTATCAAACTTCACAGTTGGGTGAACGAGTTTTGTTCTACAGATGTCCaatttgtttgcattttaaacATTAGCCTATGATAGTAATTTAATgtagaatggaaataataaaaccagAAGCAAATTATTTGAAGCTCTCTAATTTGTGGTACAATATTGCTTATTGTGACTTTGGCATGTATTTTTGCTAGCAAAATGCTGTaagatttatattattatttgattttttgctatatttgaaTACAGTACAGTAAGCACAATTGAAACTGTACATCTATCTAGAAATGTGACAACAGAATTTCTGAGCAGAATATGTGTAATCAGAATGAGaaagaatataagaaatatttctgAAGCTAGGTATGTAACAATTTTGTAGAATCTTACAGCATCTTTGATCAACTTCTCAGTGAAAATGTTGGCTAGGCAAGTTCAGTTAAAATATAGTAGAAATGTTTATCCTGGTATTTCTAAGTATACATTTAATTGTACAGAAAACTTACTGTGTGAAATTGTGTCAACATTTGCCAATTGACTGTATATGACCTTAATCTTTGTGCAGCCTGAAGGATCAGTGTAGTAATGCCAGGAAAGTGCTTTATACCTAAGATTTCCTTACTGTCTCTCATAAAGAGACCCTAATTATACACATTTTGATTTGTAATTGGAAATGTAACTTTCACTGAAAGTGTCATGTGatgtttgcattactttgaactgCTATGTGTAAAGGAAACTGTATCTTTTGACTCTATCAGTTATTTCTCTTATGCACAgggaaaaatgcattaaaatgactaaaaaaataaaaaaaattaaaaatggataaatgttttcttttttgccttttggCCCTATGATAATATTTAGAAGGATTGCTCCACCTCAAGGTTTGCTCCTTTGCAATTATTTTGATTAAAGGGTTTAGGggttctaatttttctttctcccaaaAGGTTAGCCAGTTGTTAGCCAGTGTACTCCCCCATTTGAAACATCATACATATAGATACACTTTTAGTGTTTGAATTCTGTTTAGTGCCACTGAATATTGTAGCCTCAGTATACCAGCCTGtagttattaaaatagaaatatgacTTCATATCTGTTAGGACAGGTCCTCctattgatcttttttatttttcacaatttctTATGATTCTGACATTTATTTTACCAGATGAACTTTACAATTAATTGATTTCCCCCGAAATAAGTTGGAAATTTGGTTGGGACTGCCTTAAATTGATATGATAGTGAGAACTACAGAATCACAATGCTTCCCAGAAACATGATATGTTgcctcatttttaaagaaaacttttacaTCCTTTAAgggagttttatttattaaaatcctGTATAATTTGTGACAAATGTATTCCTTGGTAATACAAACATAGAGGAAATACACTGAGAATGGGAGCTCTTATTCAGTTTGTTACCTGTGTGGTCATTTTTGCTATACAGGATAAGAATGTACTTtcatagaataattttaaattgacaattcactaaaatatattaatttcagagatgcacattttatgtttttgagtttttcctGGTAAGCAGTCATATCAGTGATAAGTTAAAATAATATgtgcttttcaaaatttataatatagtttatGACTGCATGAGTGAAACACTTCTAGAACAGTCTAAATAATAACTATGCAGTGTCATTCctgtattgatttttattttaactagacTATGTTTGCTATAGCAATTCTAAATTGCAGTTTTGAAAAAATACTCCTCTAGGAGATGTTCAGATAAGTTTGCAAAATGCTATATACGCTAGGTCTTCTTGAAGAGTCATGG contains:
- the UBQLN2 gene encoding ubiquilin-2 produces the protein MAENGESSGPPHPSRGPAAAQGSASAQAEPKIIKVTVKTPKEKEEFAVPENSSVQQFKEAISKRFKSQTDQLVLIFAGKILKDQDTLIQHGIHDGLTVHLVIKSQNRPQGQSTQPSSAAGTNTTTASTPRSSNSTPTSTNSNPFGLGSLGGLPVLSGLGLSSTNITELQNQMQQQLLSSPEMMIQIMENPFVQSMLSNPDLMRQLIMANPQMQQLIQRNPEISHLLNNPDIMRQTLEIARNPAMMQEMMRNQDLALSNLESIPGGYNALRRMYTDIQEPMLNAAQEQFGGNPFATVGSSSSSGEGTQPSRTENRDPLPNPWAPPPATQSSATTGTTTSSGSGSSSSSSNATGNTMAAANYVASVFSTPGMQSLLQQITENPQLIQNMLSAPYMRSMMQSLTQNPDLATQMMLNNPVFAGNPQLQEQIRPQLPAFLQQIQNPDTLSAMSNPRAMQALLQIQQGLQTLATEAPGLIPSFTPGVGVGVLGTAIGPVGPVTPIGPIGPIVPFTPIGPIGPIGPTGPAGPPGSTGSGSTTGPTMSSSAPSETTSPTSESGPNQQFIQQMVQALAGGNPPQLPNPEVRFQQQLEQLNAMGFLNREANLQALIATGGDINAAIERLLGSQPS